In the genome of Raphanus sativus cultivar WK10039 chromosome 9, ASM80110v3, whole genome shotgun sequence, the window tttttggtaaaattaatttttagtgggtttttaatctttatattgAGTTTTAGACCAATAACAACCTTGCTAATATCTATGAATATAGGGGGTTTATCTTATTTTTGAGTCATTGCAATTTTGTGCTCATATAATTTGAAAGATAATGATATTGACCCATGCGTAGCATGGATGGTAAAACTAGTAATATAATATTCCACAATTTTGGTAAACTGAATTAGAAATGGGATGAAAACGATGGTCAACAATACGACCACATGTTAAGGTTTTAATTAGTtaacatttatattataaattttcttggtTTATGAATAATAgcattcaaaataaaacaaaataagcTAGATATAAAGAACATGGGTAGTACTGCTATGTTATTTTCCACAGTATTTTACATGAAAATCATCAGGGaagattaattttaaaattgtgatcATACAACATTTATTTGCGACTTCATCGATGTTGCTCTTGTACCAGAAAAAATCGTAATGGGCTATTATTATATGGCATTCACATGGTTCgcgatttgttttttttttcggagACGAATCTCAGATCGATGGGGTGAAAAATCGTGCTCGCAACATGCCCGTTTTTATTCTCAGTATTCTGTAATTCTCGAGTCATTATGATTAATTACACCCAACGAAGAACAAAAACATAAGAGCTTATTACAATGAATACACAACCTTTGCCTTTGCTTGCTTAGCTAATGCCTCTAACGCGATATCAACCGCATCTGGTAAGTCATAGTTGGTAGCGTTCGGGTGCGCATAAGTCATTTTCGGGATCATTTCAATAACAGCTTCCCTCATTTGAACCACCTCATTCTCCGATATCCTCGAGAGTTCTTGTTCTATTAGAGTACTGTTCTTCTCGTCCATAAACACTGAGTAACTCCTTTTGTTGTCAGGAAGATACCACATGTATTGTGTATACATAGTGTGTGGTGAAAAGAAAACCGGTATGCACCCGGCTAACATTGCATCGAATGTTGACCTACGTGTGAACGAGTCACCTGGTGCTTGTAGGCAAAACCGTGACCGAGCCATCACTCCTAATACCGTCATCGGATCGTGGCACCTACATTAATTGACCAAATAATTAAGTTTAATATTCTAGTAACATTTTCTAATGACACAATATAAATGAATACATGTACAAAACACTTCGAATACAGTTGCACAACTTATTTTCCTATTGAATACTCcctttgttttttaaagatagatgttttagaaaaataaattgtttcacaaagatgtattttttatgttttctatacaaaaattgcaaatttcaataaaattgattgaatttattgaaagactattggttaaaatgtattggaatttaataatttctaaaaatgatgtatagttaatgtgttttcttaatatgtgtgaaaacatcaaaacatacatctttaaaaaacagagggagtaattgaCATAGCTAACCAATGAAAACGTAACGTAATAAAGTAACCGTTCGTGGCAGTCGTTGTCATTTGTAAATACAAATTATGTTGAAATTGATGATTATGGTCCCCGTCAATATTGAAATCGAGGTCCAGGGTAATAAATAATAGAGCCAATTGTCAAATTTACAGAAGTagaaaatggaaagaaaaaaGGCATCTAACCTGGACCCTCCACTTTCACACTTGAGAAGCTCACAACGGCTTGAGCCAGCGCATGTTCTGATCAGCTCGTCTCTAATGGCTGCTTTCTCCAAGCCCTTTCTCGGACCACCGACAAAACTAAACAAGTGTGGTCTCTCAACACTTCTCATCTTTTCTTGCCACGTCCCCATCTCCGCTGACGTGTACGGGTGAAAATACGAAGGATACGGTATACCCAACTGGTTGTCACCGTCCCACGGTTGCCTCTCCACAGTCAGTACCGACATGTTTCTGACGCGTGGCATTTGCATGAGTATGTTTGCACCAAAGTCAGGGCTTGCTTCGTCACTAGATCGCATGAAATCCCAAGCTGTTCTCCCAAATGCCAAGAAATGATCTCGACCGTTGCTTCTCCGCCAACATCTTTGACCACTTATATAGTCAACTAATCTAACGGCTAGCTCGTCACGCTTCGTTAGGTTGTATTCGCGGAACACGCTTGATGCGTAGAGCCCACCGTAAAAAGGAATGTAGAAAATGTCCGCATTGTTTGGCTCCCACGTGCGGCACGGATGGTTTTCAACACGTGCGTGGAAAATCATCTCGGCTATGAACTGGTGCGTAGCGAACCATGTTTTGCTGTCGCCGCCGCCCCGATGGAGAGGTTGGCCGAGACCGTTGTTGGCCACGTGAGGACACATGTCGGTGTAGATGTTTAAGTGTCGGCAGTTTTGGAGGAGGTTGGTGTTAAACTCCTTGGGAAGATCGTAGACATAGACGGTGAAGTTTTGGTTGCACGTGCGCGGGAGTGATGAGGCTGTGAATGATGTTGTTTGTGGTGGAGAAGTGAATGGGGATAGGAGAATCAAGAAGATGAGACAAATGGagcagaagagaagaagtgtggGGATTGTTAGCTTAAGGGTTTCTctgtttttggagtattttttctctttctcctccttctctggCCAGAGATCGATCTTGACATGCTTCTTGTTGTAAGCCATAGCAattgaagaggaagagagaggagaggtggaAATGACTAAGTAGACGTTAAATAGTGAAAGAAATTAAGGGCGTTACTTTGACGGTGGAACATGTAATCCGGGATGATTATATTAAATGAAGAGTGATAAGGAAATAAAGCTCTCAAACATATAACATTTTTGTATGCTGTCCTGCATTATTCACGGATATAATGGGCTTGACTATATATgtgttaaattaaataataataatgaaattATTATGACAGTCGAATGATTTAATAGCGAAAATAGAGGAATAAATACTTTATTCACATAGTTATTGTTTTCTTGTTCACATTCACACTAATTGTATAAGGCCAaagttttggtttagttttgaatAGTTTTAGTTCTTATTTTACGAAAACACCGCCAAATCTTGATTGATGTCTTAAATAGTAAAAAGTATTGTATATCATTCACCAGTAATAATATTTCAACAATAGTATTTGTTATTGTGGCAAATACCATTTTTCTACAAGCAACTGATAAGAAAGTTTGCTGGGTATCAAATTCTAGAAATCTCAAATGGTGGTTGACGAAGACAAATACAAAGAAATTCAATTGGTGTATAAGGACATTACATCTGTAAACTATCTAATAATAAATTGGGAAACGAATATTGCTGACAAGATACCATGTTTTCGGACCACTCTCCTTGTGTCATCAACACTGCTTGCCCCCTCCCCTCCTCTGGCACAAAACCCTTTAAATTCTTCAACCATCTATTCTCCCTCCTATTTTTTATCCCTTCGGTTGAGGCAAGTTGGATTCTGGCCGGAAGCAGAGCATCGGATCTATCTTCACTAGGCGCAAAACTAAAGAGCCTTAAATGGCCTCTCAAATCTCTCCATCATGATAATTTTTCTGATATTCAAAAACGAATGAGTGAGGTTAACGGTTTGCTGAAATCTGTGCAGGTTCAGGCTATGGCGTATCCTATTACTACCTTGTTCCAAGAGGAAAGAGATCTCCAGGATAAATATAACTTCCTTCGAGGGATCGAAGAGTCGTTCTTTCATCAGAAATCATGTGTAAATTGGCTAAGGCTTGGTGATTTTAACACGCCATTCTATCAAAGCGTTGCTATGGCGAGAGCCTCAAAGAACTCTATCAGGTCCATTACACTAGCGAATGGCACTGTCATCACTGACCCTGACCTCATAAGTCACACTGCCATCTCTCACTTCCAGAGTATACTTGCTCCCGACGTGTTGTCTCCAATCAGCCCCTCGATCCTCTGGTTGAGAGATTTGCACTCTCTCTCTTGCTCTGAACATGACCGACACCTGATGTCTACGGTACCGGTCCAGGCGGAAATTGCAAACATCCTAAAGAAGTTAAACCCCAGCAAAGCACCAGGTCCTGATGGATACTCCCCGGGATTTTTTAAAGCAGCGTGGCCTATCGTGGGTGATGAAGTGCTCCTCTCCAtctctaatttttttgtaacagctTTCATGCCGCGATCAACAAATGCTACCCTGCTAACACTGGTCCCAAAGAAGCCCGGAGCCACTGGTATCACTGACTACAGGCCGATATCCTGTTGTAATACCACGTACAAGACTATCTCTAGGCTTCTCGTCAAACGTCTAAAGCCAATCCTGCCTCGAGTCATTTTACCCAACCAAACCGCTTTTGTTCAGGGAAGACTCTTGATAGAGAATACTTTGCTTGCTTCTGAAATTGTGCAGGGCTACCATAGAAAAGGAGGGGAAAAGAGGATAACTCTCAAAGTGGACATTGCGAAAGCATTCGACACAGTGAGGTGGGAGTTTCTCTTCAACTGTCTGCGTAGCTTCAACGTCCCTGAGGTCTACATTCGCTGGCTGGAAGGTTGTGTCTGCACCCCGTCATACTCTGTTGCATTTAATGGCTCCATGTATGGTTACTTCAAGGGAAAGAGAGGGCTCAGACAAGGGGATCCACTGTCGCCTTATCTGTTTGTCTTGGTCATGAACTGCCTCTCCATGGCCCTAGACAGAGCGGCTTCTCAAGGGCAATTTCATTACCATCCTCGCTGCGGAAAGTCAAAACTGACCCATCTCTCTTTTGCAGATGACCTCCTCATTTTCTCAGATGGCTCCATCTCCTCTGTCCTAGCAATTCTAGCAGTACTAAGAGACTTCGAAGCAAGATCGGGGTTAGCTGTGAGCATTCAAAAAACGTGTTACTTTGCTGCAGGTATGTCGGATGCAGACTTGGAAGAACTGAACCGTCTCTCGGGCTTATCACCGGGGGTTTTTCCCATCCGCTACCTGTAAGTTCCACTACATTCTAAGAAGCTCTCTGTACTCCAATGCGCACCACTCCTCCAAGCCATAAAATCAAAGCTTCGCCTCTGGACAGTCCGTAGCTTATCTTATGCAGGCAGGCTCCAGCTCATTACATATGTCATCAATGGGATCACCAACTTCTGGTCCAGCTCTTTTATAATACCGAAGACAGTAATTAAAGAGATCGACTCCCTCTGCTCAAAATTCCTTTGGAAGGGTGATATAACTGCTCATGCATCTGCGAAGTTATCTTGGGACTCTTGCTGTTTTTCAAAAGATGAAGGTGGGCTGGGACTCCGAAATATTGAGGTATGGAACACGGCCTGCGCTGTGAAAATGGTTTGGCTCCTGTTTTTTGCATCAAACTCTATCTGGGCTACTTGGTTTATAGCAGAAATTTTCGAAGGGAACCTCCAAGCGTTTTGGGTGATAAATACAAAGCAAAAGCACTCTTGGCTTGTAAACAAGCTACTGGACTTGCGGCCCACTGTATTCCCATGGATTAAGCAGAGAATTGGCAATGGGAAAACTTGTTACTTCTGGACGGGAAATTGGTCCCACTTCGGTGCAATGACTACTTACCTCCACACCTCTGTTACTAGACGATTTCCTATCGCTAGGGATGCAACACTTGCTGAGCTTTGGGAGAACAATGCATGGGTTTTGCCAAACGCTAGATCGGAGAGCAAGGTACTGGTTATCTCTTTCCTCTCCACTCTTTTGCTTACTGATGCTACTGACTCTGTTGACTGGTTACCTGGTGGCGTTATGCGCCAAAAATTCTCTACCGGAGAAATTTACAACCTCTTGAAGCCTCACCCCTCAAAGGTCACTTGGCACAAGGAGGTCTGGTTTTCGGTTGGTATCTCTAAGCACAAGTTCCTCACATGGCTAATGGTACTTAATCGTTGTCCTACCCGGAATAGGATCTCAGCTGGGGACTCCAAACTGATCCTCATTACCTGTTCTGTAATGGTTCTGCTGAATCAATTAATCACTGTTTTTTCAGCTGTAATTTTACTTGGTCTATCTGGATAGAGGTGGCTGCAAACTGCGGCTTTCAAACGCCAAGGTACTGGAACCTGCTACTGGATCGTCTGGCTGGAAATTTCACAAACAGGTATCACAAAGCGCTAACTTTCTTGGCATGGCAAGCAACCCTTTATGTGTTATGGACTGAGCGTAATAATAGGCTGCATAGATCACATTTCACTTCAGCAGATGGATTGGTCAGACTGATAAAGCGCACTATAAAAAATAGGATTTCTAGCCTGCGACAGAAGAGACCTGTGTACTCCTCCTCCCTTCTTCAACTATGGTTCTCTGGATAAAGTTTTCACCCTCTCTGTGTAGAGTTATAACtatgttattttgtttatgttaaAGACCACTTGGTCTACTGTGTTTGATCACTGTAAAATCTtttcattctcatgccttaaatAGAAtatcttttgtcaaaaaaaaaaatgttaaggGAAATTAtcaagacaaaagaaaacaaaataattgtgcACCCTAGAATATTACATGCATTACAAATTGACTTCTGGATTCAAGGTTTCCAAtgaaattagatatttaaaaacaacaatattacatgcattaaaaatttggaaataaaataatattttggcaTCTGATCAAATCAATATCTGATTTTTAATTGcctgtattttcttttttctttttggcataATTGCCTGTATTTTGAACAGTTTTCACTAGACTGTTCAATATggcaaaaccgaaccgaaccgaaatagacaatgtggtttggatttggtatataccatataaatcGAATgtatgtaattttctaaaaactgtaagatttggatatggtttggtatataaccgataaaaccgaataaaccgaataaaaccgatcaaaaatagaaacatgtaaatatgtatatattttataacaacgtatgaaaatcataagttaatttatttgctaataactattaccatatttttacaGTAATAAAAGAAGTCATGATTTGTTAAACATTTGaagtataattaaataacaattcatCGCAATCGATGCTTCTTATTTTTTAGtctttttttgatatttttgctttattttagcattgactaaattgaaataaagattataaatttgatggacaacaattagtAGAAATTCTTCACAacttttttaatctataaatgaaCAGAGATTCGTGTTCAATCGAAGAAACATGAATTTGATGAACGGTAAATTTGGAAGAATAGAAAAACTTTCTTTAGTGCTTCGtcctgttttgtttttagttttttttacttttattcaaaattttgagttttgattttaattctagatttgattattttattagatggtataagcgttttttatttttttgtttttttatttaaacatataatattttttaataaatgattgtgttgacaacatgactctaaaattcatataatatgatcacaaaataaaaaaattatgtttttggtataaaaccgaataaaccgaaaatcGATAGTATATaaatcgaaccgaaccgaagtaaatatggatttaaaatggtagttgtattttactaaccgaaataccgaaaaaccgaaaaaaccgaaccgaaaccgaaccgatattCGAATTGAACACCCCTAGTTTTCAGGCATTATATGGAAGTTTTTTTGGCGTTTCTGTCATCCAGAAATAAGAATGCACTTTTCTTCATAGATATGATAGCTTTTCCATAAAGCCCATCCTTCGGAGTCCAAAGTTCGAGGCTTTAGAAATGGGGCCTTGTTATTTTAGAAGATATTAATAAAGCCTATCCTTCATGAATCATATTATGCTATGTTTATGAAGCAAACTATGTATTATTTCATGTATCCAAACTATATTGGTTGTTCATTTCGAGTATGAATCATTGTTTTATTGATAATAATTAATTACCTATACCTATGATATTTTGTGTGACCTAACTAATCAtatcaagaaaatgaaaatgttttatttaagagTTTCTTTATTTAATTAGGCGTGAGAAGTTTCTCTTTGAAGAAAGTTACTGCAATCATAATTACCAAACTTGATTTGTATCTTTTAAGATACATTAGTTTCTCTTTGCGAAGGCTTAAAAGATTAAGTTTGGTAATTATGATCATAATTACCAAACTTGAAGAAAGTTTCAATTACTGCATAATTACCATTGTATTTTCCAATCTTTTAAGTTTGTTCTATAAACATCTCCAACATCATTCTATTTTccaatctaaaataaaatttaaagtaaaagtGTTACAATGGTGTtctataataaagtaaaaaatgaGTTTACTCTATGTATAgagtaagttttttttgttcatcattttatttttcactctaagatagaatattattaaagtatatcacaattctattttgaaataaaaaataaagtaaatcaTTAGAGATGGTATAATGATTCACTTTATGATATAGAGTTATTGATAATatagtgaaatataaaaaaatattatcttttaatctatttttagaataaaaagcAATATTACTCTATATTCTACTTTATTATAGAGTAAACTATTGTAACAAGTCTAATTCTATAATAGTGttattttagagtgaaatataaaagaaattatagaaTACCATTAGAGACAGCTATTATATACTTCCTTTCTCTCGCACATATTCCTTACGATCCAAATGTTACCCATAAGCATCTTAAAAAAGTCAACAAGTATACTACCTATTGGTTTACCATTTAAGTAATTTCGTTATGGTGCATGATCAGGAAGCAGCATTGCTTCGGTGCAAACTTCTGGAACACAGTAATCTTATCTAACTGTTTTTTCTGTCTTGCAAGATCAGACAGCTAGTGTATGAAGACAACGAGCATGCATGTTGTTACACTAAAAGGAGATAAGAAAATGATTAtgaatatatttgtaaatattaattgtaattaGAAAACTCATGTTCGGATTTAGTATTTATGTATGTTAATGAATTAATTcgatttgaccaaaaaaatgaattaattcgattgtataaaattattttaatatttcataaattttgtaatacttcaataattaaatatgtaatcaTTTTGTatttagattaattaaaaaatgtaataaaatagCAAGAAGAGTATTGTTACAAAACTCTTTGTAGCCATTTACTGttgtagcttttttttttttttttgataaaccaTTTACTGTTGTAGCTAGAGTTTGATATATGGTAAATTATGATTAATATAGTTAGAAATATATTCGTAGCTATGGGGTGGAAGGATAGCTATAATTAACCATGTTTGGACGATAGTTATTATAAACTCataactacaaaaatatttgtgGCTCGACGTAGCTATTGATCAAATAGCTACATATTTTTGGTCATATCAACAATTAACTTCAGTTAATTCTTGTAGTGTACAGTGTAACCAAGACgatcaaaatgttttatttaattccTTGTTCCAGAAAAAATGTGTACACCTAATAATTTACTTCTTTTTCATCTATTGTATGGTATTGCTATATANNNNNNNNNNNNNNNNNNNNNNNNNNNNNNNNNNNNNNNNNNNNNNNNNNNNNNNNNNNNNNNNNNNNNNNNNNNNNNNNNNNNNNNNNNNNNNNNNNNNGTTGCTCTTGTACCAGAAAAAATCGTAATGGGCTATTATTATATGGCATTCACATGGTTCgcgatttgtttttttttttcggagACGAATCTCAGATCGATGGGGTGAAAAATCGTGCTCGCAACATGCCCGTTTTTATTCTCAGTATTCTGTAATTCTCGAGTCATTATGATTAATTACACCCAACGAAGAACAAAAACATAAGAGCTTATTACAATGAATACACAACCTTTGCCTTTGCTTGCTTAGCTAATGCCTCTAACGCGATATCAACCGCATCTGGTAAGTCATAGTTGGTAGCGTTCGGGTGCGCATAAGTCATTTTCGGGATCATTTCAATAACAGCTTCCCTCATTTGAACCACCTCATTCTCCGATATCCTCGAGAGTTCTTGTTCTATTAGAGTACTGTTCTTCTCGTCCATAAACACTGAGTAACTCCTTTTGTTGTCAGGAAGATACCACATGTATTGTGTATACATAGTGTGTGGTGAAAAGAAAACCGGTATGCACCCGGCTAACATTGCATCGAATGTTGACCTACGTGTGAACGAGTCACCTGGTGCTTGTAGGCAAAACCGTGACCGAGCCATCACTCCTAATACCGTCATCGGATCGTGGCACCTACATTAATTGACCAAATAATTAAGTTTAATATTCTAGTAACATTTTCTAATGACACAATATAAATGAATACATGTACAAAACACTTCGAATACAGTTGCGCAACTTATTTTCCTATTGAAGTAATTGACATAGCTAACCAATGAAAACGTAACGTAATAAAGTAACCGTTCGTGGCAGTCGTTGTCATTTGTAAATACAAATTATGTTGAAATTGATGATTATGGTCCCCGTCAATATTGAAATCGAGGTCCAGGGTAATAAATAATAGAGCCAATTGTCAAATTTACAGAAGTagaaaatggaaagaaaaaaGGCATCTAACCTGGACCCTCCACTTTCACACTTGAGAAGCTCACAACGGCTTGAGCCAGCGCATGTTCTGATCAGCTCGTCTCTAATGGCTGCTTTCTCCAAGCCCTTTCTCGGACCACCGACAAAACTAAACAAGTGTGGTCTCTCAACACTTCTCATCTTTTCTTGCCACGTCCCCATCTCCGCTGACGTGTACGGGTGAAAATACGAAGG includes:
- the LOC108823356 gene encoding probable xyloglucan galactosyltransferase GT17 encodes the protein MAYNKKHVKIDLWPEKEEKEKKYSKNRETLKLTIPTLLLFCSICLIFLILLSPFTSPPQTTSFTASSLPRTCNQNFTVYVYDLPKEFNTNLLQNCRHLNIYTDMCPHVANNGLGQPLHRGGGDSKTWFATHQFIAEMIFHARVENHPCRTWEPNNADIFYIPFYGGLYASSVFREYNLTKRDELAVRLVDYISGQRCWRRSNGRDHFLAFGRTAWDFMRSSDEASPDFGANILMQMPRVRNMSVLTVERQPWDGDNQLGIPYPSYFHPYTSAEMGTWQEKMRSVERPHLFSFVGGPRKGLEKAAIRDELIRTCAGSSRCELLKCESGGSRCHDPMTVLGVMARSRFCLQAPGDSFTRRSTFDAMLAGCIPVFFSPHTMYTQYMWYLPDNKRSYSVFMDEKNSTLIEQELSRISENEVVQMREAVIEMIPKMTYAHPNATNYDLPDAVDIALEALAKQAKAKVVYSL